In Lagenorhynchus albirostris chromosome 1, mLagAlb1.1, whole genome shotgun sequence, the sequence TTTGGTTACAGCCGGCCTTGCTCTTACCCTGGCCTCTGAGTGATGCCATTAAGAAACCACCGTTGAACCTTAAGACTTTTTTCAAAGACATGAGAAGCACCTGGGCTTTGGAGAATGGTTTTTCCCGAACAGTTGCATTAGCAGGTCCCTTCCAGTCACGTGACTGCTGAGACAGGCTGCGGAAATAGTGAGCAGTGCTCCTGAGTCCAAGCTTCCCGACACCCAAGTCGGGAGAGGCCCAGTGTCACCTGGGAGGGACAAGCTGGTGCGGCTCAGCGTGAGATTCAAGAGGATGGTACAGAGTGTTGACTCAGCGTTTTTATTCATAAACTATAAGCAgacacatggtcttttctctctACTGTGATTCTTTCATTGTTCTATGGGCCAGGAGTCTCACTGTGGGAACCATGGCGAAGCAGTGGGAAACCACCATAGGGGTGATGCCCCACAGGCCTTGGCTCACCTCAGAAATTCACCTGCCCAGAAGCGCAAGCCAGGGCGTTTCTATCCACGAGAACAGAAGGCCCCAGGCTGAGGCCCTGGGAAGGGGCCTGTTTGTATGCAAAAGAGGTGCCTGAATGCCGAGGGTGGGCGGGTTTGTCAAGTGCCGTCTTCTGGGTGCATCGGGCTGAGGTCAGATATGGTGGCGGTTGTAGAGATAGGGTGGGTACAGGCCGTCACTGTGCCACTGGCGCCACTGCTCGATGGCCTCCCGGCTTCTCTCTTCCTGTTCTGGGGACGAGAGATGAAGTCGTCGTGTGAGGATGGAGGGCTCTGATCTGGGGGCAGCCACCGAGTCCGCCCaaagccccccccaccccagcctgtgaCACGTGACATGAACCACTGTGCCTGCGTCCATGGATGACAGACAGAATCCCAGCTGGAAGGGCCTGAGAGGATGCCGAATCTGAAGGCCTCGTTTTAATGCAGATCGGGCCCAGATAGGTGAGCGTCACAGAGCTGATTGCCAAGAGAGCGGAGACCGGGGCCCTGCCTTCAGTTCAGTGTTCCTTCCCTGTACAGCCAGCGAAGGGCGAAGAGCCGCGTGCAGAAACTGGCCCAGAGACACACCAACTAAGACAGAATCCAAAATCACAGCAGCAGAAAAACAGACTGCAAACCATACTGTTGAAAAACTCATGGAAATGATTGTCAATTCCGAGTGATGGGATTATGAGTAAGGTGTTCCTTCTTACTGTTtcttagctttaaaaataaagttatgtttttaaagctaactggggaaaggggtgggtgAAGCAAGTGCAGGAAGATCTTGATAATCCCTGATTCTGGGTGATGGTTACATGAGAGTTTGTTATACTATATACTTTTCCATGTGTTTGAAATGTTTCATAGTAAAGGCTAAAAAGAGCAGAAGGGAGTTTTTAATGAGTAAGAAAGTCctgatttttctgtctttgatAAGACATGTTTCTGAATAACGCCTTTGTGAAGCTATAGAATTAGGCTCCTGATGCCAGTTCAAGACTGCCTGTCACTCACTGTTAGGTACACTCACTGTCGCGTTAAAGCGCGAGCAGATATCCCAAGGCTATCGGTGTTTAAAAAGCaccctcagaaagttaaacagaattaccattaACCCAACCGTTCTTAAAACAAGAATAGATGAATCGATAAAATgtgagatgatagatagatagatagacagacaggaATATATAGATATGTCTGTatgtattattcagccataaaaaggaatgaaattctgatatgtGCTATAACATGAATGAGCCTTGAAACATGCCAAGTGAAatacaccagacacaaaaggacaaatattatgtgatttctcttctgtgaaatatgTAGTATAGGCAAATTCGTACGGACAGAGAATATATTAGAGGTTTccagggctgtggggagaggggagttaATGCATAATGGATACAAAGTTAGTTTGAGGTGATAAAAGGGGGTTGGAaataaatagtggtgatggttgtggatgtactaaatgccactgaattgtacacttaaaagtagGTAAGGTGGCAAAGTTTGTGTTCTaggtattttaccacaattttttttttgagtatttgGAGAAAACGTTGAGAGGATAGAAAGTTAATAGAAGGTAATAGCAAGGATTCAAAACTCAAAATGTCTTCCTTGCCTATTTTCTCAAATGTGGGCTTCACCTTGGTGCTAGTGACACGCATCCTCTGTGGCATTGGGCAAACAGGACAGCCTGGTGGCTTCAGGATGTGGAGGAAGTGGGTGTCCCCGTGGTCCTTAGCACCTGTGAGAGCCAGGTGCCCGCAACAGGAAGGGCCCTTGTGACCACGGGGTGTGCGGGAGCCATGTCTGCTGGGTATGTTTCCTTCTATGTGAGCTTGGGGTCGGCGCTACCCTGGGTGCTGAGAATCCTCTTAGGGACTTGGTTCCTCAGAGGAAACCTGGAGCTCAGAGTCAGCCCAGGCTGTTAGCCTTGGGCCATTCAGACCTTTCTCAGGCCACGGAGAGCAGCTACCCTTGGCCAATCTTGAGAGCATGATTCTGACATAAAAGCTGATTTTTTCTTCCCAGGTCATGCTGAACTCTTCTTAGACCATTTCATTGAGACAAAGGGAAGGTCTCGCTGGTAAAGACCCAGGGCCTGGACGCTGTAGCCTTCGTGTAGGGACCACTTGTGGCCAGGCGTCGTGCAGCCAGCCTGGGATAGCCTGACCCAGGCTTCCGGCTTTGAAGGTGGAAGCAGGCCTGGGCTGCTACCACGTCGGCCTTAGAAGTGGGAGTTCAACACCGTTTATCCTGAGCTTTTGGAGGCAGAACTCAGCTATTTTTGCCTTGAAGTTGGTGGTTTCGAGTAGAGTTACAAGCTGGAGCCGTGACAGAGCCGAGTGAGACTCTAACCACgcccctcccacttccccagACAAGGGCCAGTATCCTGGGTGGGTTGGTAGAGGGGCCTTTGACTAAGGTGGGGTTTTCAGGCCCTCAGCAAGGTCACCGGTGTCCAGAAATCTCCCTTCAGACCACCTGCCTAAAATTCCTCCACTGGAAACCCAAGTCCTTCCCGTCACCCGTGGTATCTCTCAGCATTCGCTTTTATGCAGCAAGTACCTCGGGGAGAGAGCATCATCCGCTGCTCTCCAGTATTCTGAGAATAGGTGACGTTGTCAATCAAGAGAGCTAACCGAACCCGGGGTCCTGACCGACGGGGAACGTGGGCGCCTCAGAGAAGGGCTCTGAGCGCTGCTCACGGTGGAGGTTTCCGGCAACCTGGCCTCTGTGCATGGTCTGTTCCGGGGCAGAGGCAAGGGAAGGGGGGAAGCTGAAGTGAGTTTCACCTTTGTCAGCGTTTACCCTCCGCCAGGCtgggcctcctgcctctccttctTTCATCAAGCTCGTGAGGGGGGGCGACCCCCGCTGAGCTGCTCTGCgttgccccctccctccctccatcctcatGGGCCAGTCCTTGGATTGAAGAACCTCTCCAAGACCTCTATGCATTTGGTCTTCCTTCGGTACAAAAACATGGGCTTTGCTGGCAAACTCGCCTTCATTTAAATCCTTCACTACCTATGTCACCTTGGTTATTCATGTATCCTTTCTAAGCTTgagtttttaaaactgtaaagtgGCAATTGTAAGACCTGAGATGCTGGTCGTAAGCATTACGTGGTTCAGTACAGTGTCTGGCAGGGCAAGTGCTCAACCAGTGACAACGGCTGCTGTCACTACAGTCCCCGAAGGCCTGTGCCCTGCCCTGCAGCCTCTTCCTCTATGGGCAAGGCCTGAGGCCCCTGACCTTAGTCTCCTCTGGCTTTGGTGGAGGACCTGGCATCCCTCAGGTGCCTAACCCCTCATCCTAATCCATCGTGGGAGGGAAAACGGAATGGTTTTCATCCAGATGCTAGGGATTTGGacctgaaacattttaaaatgcacaaaataaaatgCTGCTATTAATACTGtgagttaggggcttccctggtggcacagtggttgagagtccgcctgccgatacaggggacgcgtgttcgtgccccggtctgggaagatcccacgtgccgcggagcgactgggcccatgagccatggccgctgagcctgcacctccggagcctgtgctccacaacgggagaggccacaacagtgagaggcccgcgtaccgccaaaaaaaaaaaaaaaaaagcgtagcACGGAAACTTACTCTTGGAGGATAGGGTCTTGTTGACAACAAATGCAAGGAAGTCTTTAAAAACTAACGtcgggcatccctggtggcgcagtggttgagagtccgcctggcgatgcaggggacgcgggttcgtgccccggtccgagaagatcccacatgccgcggagcggctgggcccgtgagccatggccgctgagcctgtgcatccagagcctgtgctccgcaacaggagaggccacaacagtgagaggcccgcgtaccgcaaaaaaaaaaaaaaaaaaaaaatactgtgagttaaaaaaaaaaaacactgaaggaATTTTAGAGGCcacatcctcattttttaaatgcttctccCCAAGCTGTCCACCAAGGTAAACAAATCTTTAACAGGAGTATTTGCCTCTGAATTAGTACAGTCTGAGCTTTCCCCAGGATGTTTGATTGGCTGGGATCCTGCCCAACACCTGTCTGCAGGGCTCAGCCAGGTGCCACCGGCAAGGCCATGGGCGTGGCCTGCAGCCCCCTGATACCTGGTGATGGTGTCCTTTCCACTAAGAGGTGCCCTAAGGGCATATTACCTCCCAAATCCACCAGAGCAGGCAAGCGAGGGGTTGACAACTTGGGAACTGAAATTGCAGACTTTCTCTAACAAAGGTCACCTTAACTGGGGTCTTATGTCCAAGCTCACCTGCATCCAGGAACTTACTTGGAAGCATTTAAATCTTGAAGTTTTGGAAGAGAccgaaaaaggaataaaaacacacaTTGGCCTGCCTGGTCTGATCCCTATTACCCTGTTCTATGGATTTTTTGCTATAGGTGACCCTTGAGGGCACTTAATAGATACCAAGTCGAATCCCATCCCCCATGGGAGGCTGGGATTCAAAGGCAgagtctccctccccctccaccctcccctacACCCAGAGGCCTGGTTGAAACCAGCATTCCTGGGAGGAGGCTGGAGCCCTGTCTCCCAAGGCCAGAGGGTGGGGATGAGGTGTGCTGACAGTCTGGTGAGAGACACAGAGGCAAAGGTCAAGGCTTTGCAAACAAGACGCTCGGGGCCCCCTGGGTGAGGGAACACGCAAACCCCATAAAAACTTGCTCTGGGTGAGGGGAGCCGCCCCATGGGCTGTAGATGTTGacgctggaggtggggagggtacAGAGCTCCCGTGACCGGAGCCATCTGAGTTCACTTGTCCTGGTTTGCTTCCACTGGTCACCCGATGCTGATGATAATAACTAGGTAAATGAAGGCCTAGGTTTTCCGGGATGGGCAGTGCCTAGAGCCATGACATTGATGGAAATCCAAGGCCCTTGAAAGTGAGTTTGAAATCCTCCCAACTCAGCTCTAACGGGAACTAAGCCAGGAGTGCAGCTGCTAAGACAGAACACACACAAGTAGGAGGAGAAAATACGATCAACCCAAAACCCCCCCAGCCCCGCAGTCTCCAAGCCAGTGGCGTTCTGTCCTCTTCCATTTCTTCTCAAGTTCTGTAGCCTCTTGTGTGACTTTCTCCCTGTTTTCCGAGACTCCCATAGATATGAATTGAAAGTAGACCTCCTCTTACCTCCCTCCTCTAGTTAAAATTTAGGGATAAGTACAGGCAAATCACATGGTTCTCCTGCAGAGGCCCACTTCCCCAAAGTCGCTGGCTGACGAGCTCTTACCATCGTTTTGCTCCTCCACGAAGTTCTCAAACTCGTTCCTTTGTTCCTCGTAATGTTCTTTCCGTAGCGCATCCGCTTGCAGCTTCTGCCTGTTCTccgctgggggaggggaagaggcgaGAGTTGCCCCAAGCATAGGGGCAGCCGCACGCATTTAGGGGGACACTAATCATTCTGCCTGAGAAACTTAATCAGGTGCAAAAGGGGCTGTTTGTGAGGGGCTAAGAGTGGGGCTTCACTGAAATGGTTCACTCCTGACACAGATTTTAAAACCTGAGGGACCTGGGGGAGTGTCCCATCCAACTGCCTCGTTTTGGGAGTGAGAGGACAGACCCCCAAAAGGTGAAGCCATCTAGCTCCAGGTGCAAAATGAATGGTGTATCCAAGCATGCTGGTCCTCTTAGAAGCTAGGAATTTGATGATAGAAATGAATTCTGTGAGGGAATAATCCAACTTAATTTCACATTAATTAACCTGCAAGTCCATTCAGCATCTTTGCGCTCCTATCATGGCCAGAATATATACTAAGCACTGGGATTAAAAAGTCAAGTAAGAAAGATTCTGTCCCTCTGCCTAAGGGGCCTGTGATCCACTTAAGGagaaagatatgaaaataaattacacCCAGCATTATGGCTGCTGTGATAGAAATTGCCACGGGGTATAAGGATGGCTGTGGTCTAGGGAATCTAAGGTGATCCTGATATTCATGCCCTTAGGTGATTCTCTCCCCTTGTGTGGACTGGCCTAGTGGCTCACTTCTAATGGGCAAAATATGACAGAAGTGACGGGATAtgacttctgagattaggttacaaaCAAGACTGGCTTCCATCTTGGGTTCGTcggtctatctgtctatctctcACTTTTGCTCTTGCTCggagggaagccagctgccatgttgtaagcTGTCCTGTGGAGAGGCCCACTCATGGCAGGAACTGGTGTCCTTGACCAGTAGTCCACAGGACTTGAGGTTTGCCAACAGCCATGTGCGTGAGCTTGAAAGTGAATCTTCTCTCAATCAGGCCTTGAAATGAATGTAGCCCCAGCCAATACCTTGACTACAGCCCATAGAGACCCTGAGCCTGGGGCCACCAGCTAAGCTGGACCTAGACCCCAGAAACTGggacaataaatgtctgttgttttaagctgctcaATTTGGGGctcatttgttacacagcagtagataactagtACAGGATATGGGGTGATCAGGTAAACTCCCTGATGATGAAAATACCAACCTCAGGTATCCCTTAGTTTGTGAGGCAATGCATTCCAGTAAAGTTGGCTGTAAACTTTTTTATGAGGAGTCCCAGTTTCACATTATAAAGCTGAAGGTACGCCTCTGGTTGGAGAAATACCCCCAGTGATAACTGAAAACTGCCACTGAGAACAGGTAAACACTCCTTGGCTGTTGAACATGAAGCTTACCAGAGGGAACCTTACCTGAGCTGCCAGGTCACAGCTCACCAGCAGGTGCAGCTGTCCCTCATCTGCTGTAATGTAGCCCCCTCAAAAAACCTCTCTAGATTTTAGATTTTCCAACGTCAAATAAGTTTCTAGCTTCATCCATTTCTGCCCTCACACCTTTACATCTTTAGTCTGGCAGAAGCTTAGAGATAGGAATTGCCTGTTTTCTGGTTCCGGATTCAAGTTTATCAAAGTGTTGCCTGCCTTTACTGAACCTCAGACATAATTGGGCATTGTTCGACCCATCACCGGAGTTGACCAGGTAACAATAGATTAACTCAGGTGCATCCTAGGTGTTCACCGGGCTGTCCTGGGTTCCCACGACTGAAACCCCGAGCTTCCAACCTGGGTGACAGACCTCTGGCTTAATCATGCATCTCATTGTTCTGAATCCACTTAGAGAATGGAAACTATTTGCCTCTTAAATTCCTGCACGTTCCCCGCTGGGAGTCTGCCAAAAGTTTGCTTCTCTCATTTCCGTCAAGAACTGCCCAAACTCCATCAGTCTTTTCAGTGTTTCTTGACATTTGCTAACCTTTAAATCCCAAATTGTGTGAGGCCTGGAGATTTTCCCAGTGTGGTTGTActtctccacttaaaaaaaaaaaagggaatttcaTCTCCAAGCATTTTCATCTCACTTCTTGCCCATCATTTGAAAACAGTCCTGTTATTTTCACTGAGCAAGTTACCTTGCTGAGTGTGCTGAGAGGCACAAAGAGTTTATTCAGACAGACACATAAGTAACGAATCTAGCCTTGGACTCAGAGTCTGTCAGAGCTGAGTCCTTGGAAGAATCTAGTTCAAGGACAGAGAACTCAAATCCCTTCAAGGGTCGGCAGGTCATGGAAATGAGGGTCTCTGCCAAGCAGGGGATACCAGGGCCTACTTCAGGCTGAGAAGGAGACATACTTCTGAGCTCAAAAGCCTCCCAAATGCATTGGAAgtgaagacttttaaaaacactgctggcagatgtagagaatggacttgaggacacggggagggggaatgggaaggtgggacgaagtgagagagtggcatggacatatatacactaccaaatgtaaaatagatagcgggtgggaagcagccgcgtagcacagggagatcagttcggtgctttgtgaccacctagaggggtgggatagggagggtgggagggagacacaagagggaggagatgtggggatatatgtatatgtagctgattcactttgttatacagcagaaactaacacaccatggtaaagcaattatactccaataaagatggttaaaaaaagtaactaggaaaaaaaaaaaaacactgctggCTGAACACCACTCTTTCAGGGGCTTGTAAATAAGGAAACGGGCCCAGGGAGAATAAGTGGTCAAGGCCACTTAGCAGCAAAGCTGTCACCAAGCCCACATTTCCAGTTCCCGGTCCCATGTGCCCTCCTCCCTGCTCACAGTGCCTGTAGGGTGCACCATGAATACCCGGAAAGCACACACTGAGCTATTGTGTCCCCTCTCCACTGAACATAGATTTTccccttaacatttttttttttggccttgctacacggcatgcagggtcttagtcccccgaccagggatggaacccgtgccccctgcagtggaagcagggagtcctaaccgctggaccgccagggaagtgccGCCCGTCCCCGACCTTAACATTTTTAACTTTCAGAAACTGAGATGCAATTCAACACTTAAGTGCGTTCAGTGCGGCCCTATCCTCTTTGTTTCTTACCCCTGCAGCATAGCCAATCAAAGAGTGACCTACAATCGAGGGAATGTGATGTAACTTCTAATTCAGAGCTGCAGTCACTGAGACCCGAGGGCCTAGGTTGAGCCCTTGGTCCCTGGCCCAGCTGActgtgggagagagaaggaacaCGAGGCAAGAGCAGAAGGCAGGCCACCGGCATCCTTACCATTGGCCTCTTCTCGGGATTTGGAGGACCGCTTGCCTCGCTTCTTGAGGAAATTCAAGGCATCTGATTCCTGCATGAAGATCTTCCCTTCCACGCCTGAAACCCGAGAGAAGCCGGTCACAACTGACACATGCTCACCAGGGCTACCTCGGGAGCCCCCTGGGTGGCCCCGGCACTCACCTTCCTGCACCTCATGTCCTGCCAACCGCCTGGTGCCCACCGCCACAGCAGTCCCCTCCCGCAGGGCTGTGGGACGAGAACACAGCGTGAGCACTGCCGCACCCCGACAGGAGCCCTCACCCTGAGCCAGGCCGGGACGGTCCTTCCCAGGGCTGTGACTTGCCCTGGAGACTGGATGCCTCAGATACCAGCCACACAGCCAACTTCCCCAAGAAACCACCAGGCGTGCTGGTTTCTCTGTACTGGGTTGTATTATACACAcagacaaacacaaacacacacacccaggtACAGCCTTCTTAACAGAAGGTACAACCTCTACCTGGCCACCTGAACAGCCTCACCTAACACCAAGGCCATCCTGGGCCTCCGCATACTCACTGGACAGGAGCACAACGGCCGAGAGACAGCAGATCAGGAACAGCTGTCTCCAGGCCATCTTTGCAAAGGCCGAGGCTCTGTCTGGGAACTGCAGACACAGGGTTCTACAGATCCTGAGGCTGCCAGGTCCTCACTACTGTGTCAGGCAGatcaggaaggagagggagaggcaggaggctgggatgccactgaggggggtggggggtggggagtgggaggggtcCCGGCCGCGACTTCCATTGGCCGCGCCTGCCAGAGCACCGGAGATGTTTTTGGCACCTTGCAAACCACACAGAAGCAGAGTCTGTCATCGGAGCCTCAGCCAGGACAGTTCTGAAGTGGCCTCTCCAAGATCCGCACCCAAGGAGTTGCCTCAGAGTCAGGATTCCAAAGACCAAGGGCAAATTTCAAAGAGCCCCTGGCATCTGCTTCAGGGGAGGTGGGGACTCTAGTCCTGGAAGCTGAAGCATGTGGGGGGCTCAATGGGGGACTTTGGCTCAGCTGTCAGGCCAGGAGGGACCGTAAGGCTGGAAGAGCCCCCCTTAGTGTGACTCTGGCATGGACACGTGGGCCATTCTGACAGTAGCCCCCGACTTGACATGTCCCCAGCTGATGCTCACTGTCAAGCAAAGCAAAGACCCCTTGGCCTGGGGCCCTCGAGCCCTTCCAAGACATCGAGAAAGAGAGGCAGTCAGCCTTCCACGGGAGAGAGGTGGAGCACCGTGTGTAAAGAGCCCCTCCTCTGGGCATGCTTCTCACGGCACACCCCGTGTAGGGGAGGAAATGCATTCCCAGAAATGGAAATGCTGATGGAATCCGAGCCCTACGGGGCCATCAGAGCCCAGTCCCTTAGGAGCTTTGTTCTTGACACTGTCATGTAGTTTGAACCGTCCAAAGAGTTGCCTTTGGGCATTGTTTAGAATCGTCCTAATAGTGACCATCCCTAGACCCACCCACATGAAGCTCCCCTTTCATCAGACACGTAGTAACATCCCACATGTACTTGGACCATTGGCAGGAAAAGAATGTTAATAGCGGAAAAATAAGCAAGGCACAGCCAACAAAATAAATGGGTTGTTTTCCAGTGGAGGGAAGTGCGACTGACACCTTTGCCAGCTCTCGGTGGCTGTGAGCACACAGAGGGCTCCCCTTCGACACTGGCTGACCTCACTTAACCAGGTGCGGGTGGGTTCTGCATGATCAACCCAGGAGGGGCAATACCCATGAGGACACATCAGCAAGGATTCATCTGTCAGATTGACTAGCTGTCACTTGAAAGAGGGAAGGGCCAGGAGACAGAGCGATGTTGATGGGACTTGTGGGTGAGAAAGTGGGTGTGTGAAATACCTGTGACATCCTTGATACACTAATTCTTCTTGCTGCCTTTTTTAGTTCCATTCATTTCAACCATGAATATTTATCTAACACCTACTCTAAGCCAGGCACCTGTGCTAGTCACACGCTCACCAGCTTTTAGTAAATCTGCCCAACGTTTCCGAAGTACCTTCCACCTCAGGTCGGACACTGTGCATCCACTGTCCACGCAGAAAGGCTTAGGGAAGAATCTCAAGCCC encodes:
- the UCMA gene encoding unique cartilage matrix-associated protein isoform X2, encoding MAWRQLFLICCLSAVVLLSTLREGTAVAVGTRRLAGHEVQEAENRQKLQADALRKEHYEEQRNEFENFVEEQNDEQEERSREAIEQWRQWHSDGLYPPYLYNRHHI
- the UCMA gene encoding unique cartilage matrix-associated protein isoform X1, encoding MAWRQLFLICCLSAVVLLSTLREGTAVAVGTRRLAGHEVQEGVEGKIFMQESDALNFLKKRGKRSSKSREEANAENRQKLQADALRKEHYEEQRNEFENFVEEQNDEQEERSREAIEQWRQWHSDGLYPPYLYNRHHI
- the UCMA gene encoding unique cartilage matrix-associated protein isoform X3, translated to MAWRQLFLICCLSAVVLLSTENRQKLQADALRKEHYEEQRNEFENFVEEQNDEQEERSREAIEQWRQWHSDGLYPPYLYNRHHI